Below is a genomic region from Dehalococcoides mccartyi.
AACATCGGCAATTTGAAACCAGGCTCAAGTGCAGATGTGGTTATATTTGACCCTGACGAAGAATGGACGGTAGATACCGCCAGATTCTTCTCCAAGGGCAAAAATACTCCCCTTGAGGGACGCAGGCTGAAAGGCAGGGTAAAAGCCACCATTGCCTGCGGCCGGATAGCATACCGGGAATAACAGACTTGCCAGTTTAGAAAGTGAGAAGGATAGATTAAATGACAAATACAGCATACCTGGTACTGGAGGACGGAACAGTATTCAGCGGAAAAAGCTTCGGGGCGGAAACCGAAGCCATAGGCGAAGTGGTCTTTAATACAAGCATGAACGGATATCAGGAAATGCTGACTGACCCTTCGTATACCGGCCAGATTATTATCCCCACTTACCCTCTTATCGGCAATTACGGGGTAAACCCCTTTGATAACGAATCCGCCTGCATCAGGGCAACAGCCTTTGGGGTACATGAGGAATGCCTGCTGCCAAACCACTACCAGAATAACCAAACCATTCACTCCTTTCTGGAAGAATCCGGCATACCCGGCATAAGCGGCATAGATACCCGCGCCATTACCCGCAAGCTGCGCTCTGCCGGGGTAATGAGGGGCATGATAACCACTACCAAAACCCCTGAAGAAGCCTTTAAAACTATCCGCAGCGCACCTGACTACGGGCAGATTGACTTTGTACGCAAGATAAGCACACCCGCAGCCTACGAATGGCAAAAGGAAAAACCCTCTTTTGCCGGGTTTCATATAGCGGTACTGGACTGCGGGCTTAAGTACTCTATACTTAACCAGCTGAAATCCCACGGCTGCAAGGTAAGCGTTTTGCCCTGCACTGCCAGCCCGCAAGACATAGATGCCCTTAATCCCGACGGGGTGCTTCTTTCACCCGGCCCCGGCAACCCTGAACTGTTGGACTATCTGGTAAATACAGTCAGATACGCCTGTGAAAAATACCCGGTCATGGGCATATGTCTGGGAAACCAGCTGATAGGCAAAGTCTTCGGTGCTAAAACATTCAAACTGAAGTTCGGCCACAGGGGCGGAAACCACCCGGTTAAAGACCTTACCAGCGGGCGGGTATATATAACCTCACAAAATCACGGCTACTCCCTTGACCCCGCCACCCTGAAAGAAGGGCTGGAGGTCAGCCACATAAACCTGAATGACGGCACGGTGGAAGGGCTTCGCCACCGCGAACTGCCAGTGTTCTCCATACAGTACCACTCCGAAGCTTCACCCGGCCCGATGGATTCCACCTACCTGTTCAAACAGTTTGTGGAAACGATAAAACAAACCAAAAAGTAGCTGACACCACTCAGAGATGGATTAGTTGAGAAAGCAAAAAGGAATATTAGAAGTGATGAATAAACCCAAAAAAGTTCTTATTATCGGCTCCGGCCCGATTATCATCGGCCAGGCTGCCGAATTTGATTACGCCGGTACCCAGGCCTGCAAAGCCATGCGCGAAGAAGGAGTGGAATCCATACTGGTAAATTCCAACCCGGCCACTATTATGACTGACGAAAATGTTGCGGACAGGGTGTATATTGAACCCCTGACTGTTGAATCTATAACCAAAATCATTGAAAAAGAACGGCCTGACGGTTTGCTGCCTACTTTAGGCGGGCAGACCGGGCTCAACCTGGCGGTAGACCTGGCAGATGCGGGCGTGCTTGCCAAGTACAATGTCCGTTCCCTGGGCACACCCATAAATACCATCCGCACTGCCGAAGACCGCGAACTTTTTAAAGAACTGCTGGCCAAAATAGGCGAACCTGTCCCCCCTTCGGAGACAGTAACCACCGCCGAAGACGCACTTAAAGTCGCCCGTAAAATAGGCCTGCCGGTAGTAATACGCCCGGCTTATACCCTAGGCGGTACAGGCGGCGGTTTTGCCCACAATTGGGATGAAGTTGAGGAAGTAGCCCAAACGGGACTGAATGCCTCCCCCATCCACCAGATACTGGTGGAAAAATCGGTTGCCGGCTGGAAGGAAATTGAATATGAAGTAATGCGTGACGGGGCGGACAACTGCATTACCATATGCAACATGGAAAACTTTGACCCCATGGGAGTCCATACCGGAGACAGTATTGTAGTTGTCCCGGTGCAAACCCTTACCAACAAAGAATCCCAGATGCTGCGCACCGCTTCCATAAAGATAATACGGGCACTTGGTATTGAAGGAGGCTGTAACGTACAGCTTTCTTTAAACCCGAACGGCAATGAATATTATGTAATTGAGGTTAATCCCAGAGTATCCCGTTCATCAGCCCTGGCCAGCAAGGCTACCGGCTACCCCATTGCCAGAGTGGCGTCTAAAATAGCCATCGGCAAGCGGCTGGACGAAATACCAAACGCAGTTACCGGAAAGACATTGGCCTGCTTTGAGCCGGCCGTAGACTATATAGTAGCCAAAATCCCCCGCTTCCCCTTTGACAAGTTTGCACTCGGTGACCGCGGACTTGGCACCCAGATGAAAGCCACCGGCGAAGTAATGGCCATTGACCGCAGCTTTGAAGCGGCTATCCACAAATCTATCCGCTCTCTGGAGTTCGGCAAGAAAACCATACTCTGGGAAGACAGAAGCTGGATAATGGGGGATGATCTTTCCACCTATCCCCTGCACGCCCATGATACCCGCTTATGGGCAATACTGGCCGCTCTGCGCCGCGGGCATACACCCGAAGCTATTCATGAAAAAACCAAGATAGACAACTGGTTTTTATACAAACTTAAAAACATTACCGATATGGAAAAACGCCTGCTTAAGGAAAACCTGACCCCGGAGCTGATGCTTCAAGCCAAAAAACTGGGTTTTTCTGATGAAGAAATAGCCACCCTGTCAGGCAAACTGGCCGAACAGATACGCCAGACACGCCTGGAGTGGAATATAAAACCGGTATTCAAAATGGTAGACACCTGTGCCGCCGAATTTGATGCCGCCACCCCTTACTTCTACTCCACTTATGACGAAGAAAATGAAGCTCTGCCTGAGAATATTAAAAAGGCCGTAGTCATAGGTTCAGGGCCTATCCGCATAGGTCAGGGTATAGAGTTTGACTACTGCTCGGTTCATGCCGCCTGGGCCTTGGAAAAGGCCGGCTTGCAGAGCATTATGATAAACTCCAACCCCGAAACGGTATCTACAGATTTTGATACCTCAAACCGGCTTTATTTTGAATCTCTGGACGAAGAGAGTGTCCGGGATATACTGGAAAATGAAAACATTTCCGCCCCCGAATCCACCCCCAGCATTGTCCAGTTCGGCGGGCAGACAGCTATAAATCTGGCCTCACCCCTTACCCGCAGCGGCAACCCCATTATCGGCTCATCAGCCGAAGCTATAGATTTAGCCGAAGACCGCCGCCGCTTTGAACGGCTGCTTTCGGAAATGGGTATACCCCAGGCGCCGGGTGCCGGCATAACCACTCTGGACGAAGCCCTGAGCATAGCTGAAAGCATTGGCTACCCGGTAGTAGTCCGCCCAAGTTACGTACTGGGGGGACGGGCTATGGAAATAGTCAGTGACGCATCTGACTTGATACGTTATATGAGCGCCGCCATAGAGCTGAATACCGGACACCCCATTTTGATAGACAAATATTTGGTGGGCAAGGAAGTGGAAGTTGACGCCATTGCAGACGGGGAAACCGTGTTTATCCCCGGCGTTATGGAACATATTGAACGGGCCGGCGTCCACAGCGGGGACTCTATGGCAGTCTATCCCACCCAAAACCTGAATGCCCATGACCTGGCCACCATTTCGGACTATACCATACGCATAGGCAAAGCCCTGAACGTACGCGGGCTGATGAATATCCAGTTTGTAGTCTCCAAAGACCCCGAAGGCGGAGATAATATAGTGTATGTGCTGGAAGTAAATCCCAGAGGTTCACGCACTGTACCCTTCCTCTCAAAAGTAACCGGCATACCCATGGTTGACATCGCAGTGAACATAATGCTTGGTAAAACTATTAAAGAACAGGGTTATCAAAACGGGATTATGCCCAATACAGATTTGGTAGCCATAAAAGCGCCCGTTTTCTCCATGGCCAAGCTGATTGGGGTAGATACTTACCTTGGACCGGAAATGAAATCCACCGGCGAAGTCATGGGTGTTGACCACACCTTTAATAAAGCCCTGGTAAAAACCCTTCAGGCGGCATCTATAATGCTGCCCGAAAAAGGCACTCTTCTTTTCAGCGTAGCTGACCGTGACAAGGCCGAAGCCTTGCCCCTTATCCGCACCCTGCACGGGCTGGGATATAATTTCTACGCCACCGAAGGCACTGCCGCCATGATGACCGCCGCCGGTATAACCGTTAAACAGATAAGCAAGAAGCTGGATGAGGGCCACCCCAATATTGTAGATATTATCCGCAACGGCACCGTCTGCGGGGTGATAAATACCATGACCGGCGGCCGGGTACCCCTTAGGGACGGCTTTTATATCCGCCGGGCAGCCGCCGAACGCAAAGTGCCTTGCTTTACTTCTATGGATACCGCTAAAGCCGCAGTGGAAGCTTTGGCAAACGGCAACCGCCAGATAACGGTCTTGCCGCTGAATGAATACCGCCAGGGCAAAAGCGGCAGTTAGGAAAGTATTGTGACAACTACCCAGCTAAACCAGCTTTCAGCCAGTGTAATTGAAAATGAAGAGGTCATGCCCGGAATATACCGGATGTGGCTTGAAGCACCCGAAATAGCGGCTTCTGCCCGTCCGGGGCAGTTTGCCATGCTGTCCTGCGGCGGTGAAAACCTGCTCAGGAGGCCTATTTCCATCCACCAGTGCCACCAGGAAAACGGGCTTATCGCCCTGATGTATGCGGTGGTGGGAAAAGGCACAGACTGGCTTAGCAAACTTCAAACAGGAGACAGCCTTTCGGTGCTGGGCCCTTTGGGAAACGGCTTTCGGGTAAATGAGGAAAGCCGTCACCTGCTGCTCCTGGGGGGCGGGCTGGGTATCGCCCCGCTCCGTTTTCTGGCAGACGAAGCTTTAAAACAAGGCAAGCGGGTTAGTCTGATACAAGGTGCCAGAACCGAGCTTCAGGTCTGCCCTTCCCATTTGCTGCCGGAAGATGCCAGCTGCCATGTCACCACTGAAAACGGGACTATAGGCAAAAAAGGGCTTATTACCCACCATCTGGCGGAGTTTCTGCCGGATACAGACCAGATAATTGCCTGCGGGCCTATGCCCATGCTAAAAGCCCTGGCAAAAGAACCCCAGTTGGGGAGCAAAGATGTACAGGTTTCCCTGGAAGTACGCATGGCCTGCGGTCTGGGTATCTGCTACGGCTGTGCTGTAAAAACTGTCAAAGGCATGAAAACTGTCTGCCATGACGGGCCGGTATTTGATATACGGGATATCCACTGGGACGAAGTAAAAATATAACACCGTCACTGATTACCTGATAAATAAAAAGGGGCTTTTAAAAGCCCCTTTCATTTTTCTTCTAAAAATCCTCAGCTTTTGTGCTGGATAAGTGAGAGAAACTCTGCTCTGGCAGCGGGTGACTTATGGAAACTGCCCCGCAGTGCCGAGGTTATTACCCGGCTGCCGGGCTTTTTGATGCCCCGCATCACCATGCACATATGCTCAGCCTCTATCACCACCGCCACCCCGTCACACTTCAGCCCATCTATAATAGCATCTGCAATCTGGGTAGCCATACGTTCCTGTATCTGGGGGCGTTTGGCATAAATTTCCACTACTCTGGCAAGTTTGCTTATACCCACTACCCGCCCGTCAATATTGGGTATGTATCCTATATGAACCACCCCTGAGAAGGGCAGCAGGTGATGCTCACACATAGAGTAAAAGGGTATATCTTTTATAATCACCATCTCACGGTGGCCAAGCTCATAGCCCACCCGCAAGACTTCGGCTGGGTCTTGGTTCATACCCGAAAACAGTTCGGCATACATCTGGGCTACCCGTCTGGGAGTTTCCTTAAGACCTTCCCGGTCAGGGTCTTCGCCAATAGCTAAGAGCATGTTTTGCACCGACTGTTTTATTGCCTGTTCATCAAACATTTATCAGTTCTCCAGAATTATTAAGCCGGAAACCTACCAGCCCAGTACTTTTTCCACTGCCCCAAGGCTGGCTTCGGTTTCGGAAAAACCGCCCGCCCCTTTTATGGCAATATCGCTGTCCTTAAGGCCGTTTCCGGTAACCACACATACAACCTGGCTTGAGGAAAAATCCTGCCCGCCCTTAATACGTTTTATCAGCCCAGCCAAAGGTGCGGCCGAGGCCGGCTCACCGAAAATACCGGCTGATGCCATTTTATGATAAGCAGCCATTATTTCGGCATCTGAAACCATATCTATAATCCCGCCTGACTGGTCTCTGGCTTCCTCGGCCTTTTTCCAGGAAGCAGGATTACCTATGCGGATAGCAGTGGCCAGTGTTTCAGGCTCGGCAATAGCATGGCCGCGGACAATGGGGGCGGCCCCTTCGGCCTGAAAACCCATCATTTTGGGCAGGGAAGCGGCTTTACCCAGCTGGTGGTATTCTTTAAAACCTTTCCAGTAGGCAGTAATATTGCCGGCATTACCCACCGGTATAAACAAAAAGTCAGGCGCTTTGCCTAAAGCGTCTACAATCTCAAAAGCAGATGTTTTCTGGCCTTCTATACGGTATGGATTAACCGAGTTAACCAGCGCCACCTTGTGCTTCTCAGTCAGTTTGAAGACTATCTGCAGGGCTTGGTCAAAGTTGCCTTTTATCTGGATGATTTTTGCCCCGTAAACAATTGCCTGAGCCAGCTTGCCCAGGGCTATTTTGCCGGACGGGATAATTATAATGGATTCAAGCCCGCTGGCAGCCGCATAGGCGGTAGCCGAAGCGCTGGTATTGCCGGTGGAAGCACAAACTACTGCTTTAAAACCATCTTCAATAGCCTTGGCAACCGCCATGACCATACCCCGGTCCTTGAAAGAGCCGGTGGGATTACAGCCTTCCAGCTTGAAATAAAGCTCGGCTATTCCCAGTTCTTTTTCCAGCTTGGGGCAGCGCACCAGAGGCGTATCACCCTCCCCCAGCGTAAGTGAGGGGGTTTTATCTGTAACCGGCAGATATTTCCGGTAATGCTCAATGACACCCTGTTTCATATATTCTCCTAAATACCTACCCGAACAAAATTATTTATATCCTTTACTTTATCCAGCCCGCCCAGCTCTACCAGCGCCTGCTGGACAGAGGCTTCTTTGGCGGGGTGGGTCATGATAACTATCTCGGCAGTCAGGTTTTCTTCGTCTGTTTCTTTCTGAATTACCGACGAAATGCTGATATTATGGTCACCCAGCACCTTGGCAATAAGGGCCAGCACACCCGGAGAATCGGTCACTGTCATCCGCAGGTAATAACGGGTGAGAATATCG
It encodes:
- the folE gene encoding GTP cyclohydrolase I FolE, producing the protein MFDEQAIKQSVQNMLLAIGEDPDREGLKETPRRVAQMYAELFSGMNQDPAEVLRVGYELGHREMVIIKDIPFYSMCEHHLLPFSGVVHIGYIPNIDGRVVGISKLARVVEIYAKRPQIQERMATQIADAIIDGLKCDGVAVVIEAEHMCMVMRGIKKPGSRVITSALRGSFHKSPAARAEFLSLIQHKS
- a CDS encoding dihydroorotate dehydrogenase electron transfer subunit, coding for MTTTQLNQLSASVIENEEVMPGIYRMWLEAPEIAASARPGQFAMLSCGGENLLRRPISIHQCHQENGLIALMYAVVGKGTDWLSKLQTGDSLSVLGPLGNGFRVNEESRHLLLLGGGLGIAPLRFLADEALKQGKRVSLIQGARTELQVCPSHLLPEDASCHVTTENGTIGKKGLITHHLAEFLPDTDQIIACGPMPMLKALAKEPQLGSKDVQVSLEVRMACGLGICYGCAVKTVKGMKTVCHDGPVFDIRDIHWDEVKI
- the carB gene encoding carbamoyl-phosphate synthase large subunit — protein: MNKPKKVLIIGSGPIIIGQAAEFDYAGTQACKAMREEGVESILVNSNPATIMTDENVADRVYIEPLTVESITKIIEKERPDGLLPTLGGQTGLNLAVDLADAGVLAKYNVRSLGTPINTIRTAEDRELFKELLAKIGEPVPPSETVTTAEDALKVARKIGLPVVIRPAYTLGGTGGGFAHNWDEVEEVAQTGLNASPIHQILVEKSVAGWKEIEYEVMRDGADNCITICNMENFDPMGVHTGDSIVVVPVQTLTNKESQMLRTASIKIIRALGIEGGCNVQLSLNPNGNEYYVIEVNPRVSRSSALASKATGYPIARVASKIAIGKRLDEIPNAVTGKTLACFEPAVDYIVAKIPRFPFDKFALGDRGLGTQMKATGEVMAIDRSFEAAIHKSIRSLEFGKKTILWEDRSWIMGDDLSTYPLHAHDTRLWAILAALRRGHTPEAIHEKTKIDNWFLYKLKNITDMEKRLLKENLTPELMLQAKKLGFSDEEIATLSGKLAEQIRQTRLEWNIKPVFKMVDTCAAEFDAATPYFYSTYDEENEALPENIKKAVVIGSGPIRIGQGIEFDYCSVHAAWALEKAGLQSIMINSNPETVSTDFDTSNRLYFESLDEESVRDILENENISAPESTPSIVQFGGQTAINLASPLTRSGNPIIGSSAEAIDLAEDRRRFERLLSEMGIPQAPGAGITTLDEALSIAESIGYPVVVRPSYVLGGRAMEIVSDASDLIRYMSAAIELNTGHPILIDKYLVGKEVEVDAIADGETVFIPGVMEHIERAGVHSGDSMAVYPTQNLNAHDLATISDYTIRIGKALNVRGLMNIQFVVSKDPEGGDNIVYVLEVNPRGSRTVPFLSKVTGIPMVDIAVNIMLGKTIKEQGYQNGIMPNTDLVAIKAPVFSMAKLIGVDTYLGPEMKSTGEVMGVDHTFNKALVKTLQAASIMLPEKGTLLFSVADRDKAEALPLIRTLHGLGYNFYATEGTAAMMTAAGITVKQISKKLDEGHPNIVDIIRNGTVCGVINTMTGGRVPLRDGFYIRRAAAERKVPCFTSMDTAKAAVEALANGNRQITVLPLNEYRQGKSGS
- the thrC gene encoding threonine synthase — encoded protein: MKQGVIEHYRKYLPVTDKTPSLTLGEGDTPLVRCPKLEKELGIAELYFKLEGCNPTGSFKDRGMVMAVAKAIEDGFKAVVCASTGNTSASATAYAAASGLESIIIIPSGKIALGKLAQAIVYGAKIIQIKGNFDQALQIVFKLTEKHKVALVNSVNPYRIEGQKTSAFEIVDALGKAPDFLFIPVGNAGNITAYWKGFKEYHQLGKAASLPKMMGFQAEGAAPIVRGHAIAEPETLATAIRIGNPASWKKAEEARDQSGGIIDMVSDAEIMAAYHKMASAGIFGEPASAAPLAGLIKRIKGGQDFSSSQVVCVVTGNGLKDSDIAIKGAGGFSETEASLGAVEKVLGW
- the carA gene encoding glutamine-hydrolyzing carbamoyl-phosphate synthase small subunit; amino-acid sequence: MTNTAYLVLEDGTVFSGKSFGAETEAIGEVVFNTSMNGYQEMLTDPSYTGQIIIPTYPLIGNYGVNPFDNESACIRATAFGVHEECLLPNHYQNNQTIHSFLEESGIPGISGIDTRAITRKLRSAGVMRGMITTTKTPEEAFKTIRSAPDYGQIDFVRKISTPAAYEWQKEKPSFAGFHIAVLDCGLKYSILNQLKSHGCKVSVLPCTASPQDIDALNPDGVLLSPGPGNPELLDYLVNTVRYACEKYPVMGICLGNQLIGKVFGAKTFKLKFGHRGGNHPVKDLTSGRVYITSQNHGYSLDPATLKEGLEVSHINLNDGTVEGLRHRELPVFSIQYHSEASPGPMDSTYLFKQFVETIKQTKK